One genomic segment of Occultella kanbiaonis includes these proteins:
- a CDS encoding Fpg/Nei family DNA glycosylase has translation MPELPEVQGLVDFLTERTVGRKVAAVHVLGIQTLKTFSPAPDALAGGTVAEVARRGKWLDLRVEDLPDGDLHLVFHLARAGWLRWHEKLPVGVSRSPKSPVALRVDLDDGSGFSLTEAGTRKRLAVYVVASPEEVPAIASLGIEPLSAEFTRDAFAAILAGRKQQIKGVLREQGTIAGIGNAYSDDILHAARMSPFAISSSLDDEAVTRLYDAIGEVLRPAIEASSGRPAAELKDAKRSGMRVHGRAGAECGVCGDVIREVSFADSALQYCATCQTGGKILADRRMSKLLR, from the coding sequence ATGCCGGAGCTACCGGAGGTCCAGGGCCTCGTCGACTTCCTCACCGAACGCACCGTCGGCCGCAAGGTCGCAGCCGTGCACGTGCTCGGGATCCAGACGCTGAAGACGTTCTCCCCCGCACCGGACGCGCTCGCCGGCGGCACCGTGGCGGAGGTGGCCCGGCGCGGCAAGTGGCTCGACCTGCGGGTCGAGGACCTGCCCGACGGCGACCTCCACCTGGTCTTCCACCTCGCCCGGGCCGGGTGGTTGCGCTGGCACGAGAAGCTCCCGGTCGGCGTGTCCCGGTCGCCGAAGTCGCCGGTGGCGCTGCGGGTCGACCTGGACGACGGGTCCGGCTTCAGCCTCACCGAGGCCGGCACCCGCAAGCGCCTGGCCGTGTACGTGGTGGCCTCCCCCGAGGAGGTTCCGGCGATCGCGAGCCTCGGCATCGAGCCGCTCTCGGCGGAGTTCACCCGGGACGCGTTCGCGGCGATCCTCGCCGGGCGCAAGCAGCAGATCAAGGGCGTGCTGCGCGAGCAGGGCACGATCGCCGGGATCGGGAACGCCTACAGCGACGACATCCTGCACGCGGCGCGAATGAGCCCGTTCGCGATCAGCTCCTCTCTCGACGACGAGGCCGTGACCCGGCTCTACGACGCCATCGGGGAGGTGCTCCGGCCCGCGATCGAGGCGTCCTCGGGCCGCCCGGCAGCGGAGCTGAAGGACGCGAAGCGGTCCGGGATGCGCGTGCACGGTCGCGCCGGAGCGGAGTGCGGGGTCTGCGGGGACGTGATCCGGGAGGTCTCGTTCGCCGACTCGGCCCTGCAGTACTGCGCCACCTGCCAGACCGGCGGGAAGATCCTCGCCGACCGGCGGATGTCGAAGCTGCTGCGCTGA
- the rimP gene encoding ribosome maturation factor RimP, giving the protein MSRSQGPGADVGALLFEALEPVVTDGGLFLEDVSVVGSGRHRVVQVTVDLADGPGGVDSDLLADVSKAVSTRLDEVDDLIDGAYLLEVSTPGVSRPLTEPRHFRRAVGRLVTLTTSGGTLTGRIREADGTAIVLQPTADRAEPLTIPLADVVRGTVEVDFHRVDDAQD; this is encoded by the coding sequence ATGAGCCGATCGCAGGGCCCTGGCGCCGACGTGGGCGCCCTGTTGTTCGAGGCACTTGAGCCGGTCGTCACCGACGGCGGGCTGTTCCTCGAGGACGTGTCCGTGGTCGGCTCGGGCCGGCACCGGGTGGTGCAGGTCACGGTCGACCTGGCCGACGGTCCGGGCGGGGTCGACTCCGACCTCCTCGCCGACGTGTCCAAGGCCGTGTCCACGCGCCTGGACGAGGTCGACGACCTGATCGACGGTGCCTACCTGCTCGAGGTCTCCACCCCGGGGGTGTCCCGGCCGCTCACCGAGCCGCGCCACTTCCGCCGCGCCGTCGGCCGGCTGGTGACGCTCACCACCTCCGGTGGCACCCTCACCGGCCGGATCCGTGAGGCGGACGGCACCGCGATCGTCCTGCAGCCCACTGCCGATCGCGCCGAGCCCCTCACCATCCCCCTGGCCGACGTGGTCCGGGGCACGGTCGAGGTCGACTTCCATCGCGTCGACGACGCGCAGGACTGA
- the infB gene encoding translation initiation factor IF-2: protein MAKVRVHELAKELGVDSKSVMAKLNELGEFVKSASSTIEPPVQRRLREAFPAAEAAPAAPAKKPASKPAPAPRQAAAKPASEAAPAAPVERPAEPAAPAPSQAAPVAEAPATPAPAATEAPAAPAAKAPAPGPRTPQERPDEAKADSADRPTPGARPAPRPSTARPGNNPFAPSQGMPRPGARPERGERPDRGDRPDRGDRPDRGDRTGGPRPPRPGNNPFAPSQGMPRPGGTGAAGPRPGGTGGPRPGGANRPTPGMMPGRSAVSRPGAPARGGGPGGGRGAPGGGRGGPGGAGGGGGFGGRPGGGGGPGAGGGGGFGGRPGGGGRGGRGGTQGAFGRAGGRPVRGRKSKRAKRQEFEQQSAPSIGGVQVPRGDGSTVIRIRAGASLADFADRIDANPASLVTVLFHLGEMATATQSLDEDTFQSLGAELGYVIEIVSPEEEDRELLGTFDIDLEAEEAAEDDSDLQPRPPVVTVMGHVDHGKTRLLDAIRSTDVVAGEAGGITQHIGAYQVQTQHEGADRAITFIDTPGHEAFTAMRARGAQVTDIAILVVAADDGVMPQTVEALNHVQAAGVPIVVAVNKVDKPDANPDKIRQQLTEYNLVAEEYGGDTMFVNVSARNRTGIDELLEAVLLTADAALELRANPNKDARGVAIEANLDKGRGAVATVLVQSGTLRVGDAIVAGTAHGRVRAMFDEHGETVPEASPARPVQVLGLTSVPRAGDTFLVAPDDRTARQIADKREAAERAATLAKRRKRISLEDFTQALEQGKVETLNLVLKGDVSGAVEALEDALLKIDVGDEVELRIIHRGVGAITQNDVNLATVDNAVIIGFNVRPAERVTELADREGVEIKYYSVIYSAIEDVEAALKGMLKPEFEEVQLGTAEVRQVFRSSKVGSIAGSIIRSGTIRRNTKARLLRDGVVIADNLTVESLRREKDDVTEVREGFECGIGLGYRDIQEGDTIETFEMREKPRA from the coding sequence GTGGCAAAGGTCCGCGTCCACGAGCTAGCGAAAGAGCTCGGCGTCGACAGCAAGTCCGTGATGGCGAAGCTGAACGAACTCGGAGAGTTCGTCAAGTCCGCCTCATCCACCATCGAGCCGCCGGTCCAGCGTCGGCTCCGCGAGGCCTTCCCGGCCGCGGAGGCCGCACCGGCCGCCCCGGCGAAGAAGCCCGCCAGCAAGCCCGCCCCGGCCCCGCGCCAGGCGGCGGCGAAGCCTGCGTCCGAGGCCGCTCCCGCGGCTCCGGTCGAGCGGCCCGCCGAGCCGGCCGCACCGGCACCGAGCCAGGCCGCACCGGTCGCCGAGGCGCCCGCGACACCTGCTCCGGCTGCCACCGAGGCTCCGGCCGCACCAGCGGCGAAGGCCCCGGCCCCCGGTCCGCGGACCCCGCAGGAGCGTCCCGACGAGGCCAAGGCCGACTCCGCCGACCGGCCCACCCCGGGCGCCCGCCCGGCGCCGCGCCCGTCGACGGCGCGTCCCGGCAACAACCCGTTCGCGCCGTCGCAGGGCATGCCCCGCCCCGGCGCCCGACCCGAGCGTGGCGAGCGCCCCGACCGTGGCGACCGCCCCGATCGCGGCGACCGTCCCGACCGTGGCGACCGCACCGGCGGCCCTCGGCCGCCGCGTCCGGGCAACAACCCGTTCGCGCCGTCGCAGGGCATGCCCCGTCCGGGCGGCACCGGCGCGGCCGGACCGCGTCCGGGCGGCACCGGCGGCCCGCGCCCCGGTGGCGCCAACCGGCCCACCCCGGGCATGATGCCCGGCCGTAGTGCCGTGTCCCGGCCCGGTGCTCCCGCCCGTGGTGGCGGCCCCGGTGGCGGACGTGGCGCACCCGGCGGTGGCCGTGGTGGCCCCGGCGGCGCCGGTGGTGGCGGTGGCTTCGGCGGCCGTCCCGGCGGCGGTGGCGGCCCGGGCGCTGGTGGTGGCGGTGGCTTCGGCGGCCGTCCCGGCGGCGGTGGCCGTGGAGGCCGTGGCGGCACCCAGGGTGCGTTCGGTCGCGCCGGTGGCCGTCCGGTCCGTGGCCGCAAGTCCAAGCGGGCGAAGCGTCAAGAGTTCGAGCAGCAGTCCGCGCCGTCCATCGGCGGCGTCCAGGTCCCCCGTGGCGACGGCTCCACCGTCATCCGGATCCGGGCCGGTGCGTCCCTGGCGGACTTCGCGGACCGGATCGATGCGAACCCCGCGAGCCTGGTCACGGTCCTGTTCCACCTCGGTGAGATGGCGACCGCGACCCAGTCGCTGGACGAGGACACGTTCCAGTCCCTCGGCGCCGAGCTCGGGTACGTCATCGAGATCGTCTCGCCCGAGGAGGAGGACCGCGAACTGCTCGGCACGTTCGACATCGACCTCGAGGCCGAAGAGGCCGCCGAGGACGATTCGGACCTGCAGCCGCGGCCGCCGGTCGTGACCGTCATGGGTCACGTCGACCACGGTAAGACCCGGCTGCTCGACGCGATCCGCAGCACCGACGTGGTGGCCGGCGAGGCCGGTGGCATCACCCAGCACATCGGTGCCTACCAGGTGCAGACCCAGCACGAGGGTGCCGACCGTGCGATCACGTTCATCGACACCCCCGGTCACGAGGCGTTCACCGCCATGCGTGCCCGTGGTGCGCAGGTGACCGACATCGCGATCCTGGTGGTCGCAGCGGACGACGGCGTGATGCCGCAGACCGTGGAGGCCCTGAACCACGTGCAGGCCGCTGGTGTGCCGATCGTGGTCGCCGTGAACAAGGTGGACAAGCCGGACGCCAACCCGGACAAGATCCGCCAGCAGCTCACCGAGTACAACCTGGTGGCGGAGGAGTACGGCGGCGACACCATGTTCGTGAACGTCTCGGCGCGCAACCGCACCGGCATCGACGAGCTTCTCGAGGCCGTCCTGCTGACCGCGGATGCCGCGCTGGAACTGCGGGCGAACCCCAACAAGGACGCCCGTGGTGTGGCCATCGAGGCCAACCTGGACAAGGGGCGCGGCGCCGTCGCGACCGTGCTGGTCCAGTCCGGGACGCTGCGCGTCGGCGATGCCATCGTGGCGGGGACGGCCCACGGCCGGGTCCGCGCGATGTTCGACGAGCACGGCGAGACCGTGCCCGAGGCGAGCCCGGCTCGTCCGGTGCAGGTTCTCGGTCTGACCTCCGTGCCGCGCGCCGGTGACACCTTCCTGGTGGCCCCGGACGACCGCACGGCCCGCCAGATCGCCGACAAGCGTGAGGCCGCGGAACGGGCCGCCACGCTGGCCAAGCGCCGCAAGCGGATCTCGCTCGAGGACTTCACCCAGGCGCTCGAGCAGGGCAAGGTCGAGACCCTCAACCTGGTCCTCAAGGGCGATGTCTCCGGTGCCGTGGAGGCACTCGAGGACGCGCTGCTCAAGATCGACGTGGGCGACGAGGTCGAGCTGCGGATCATCCACCGCGGTGTCGGTGCGATCACGCAGAACGACGTCAACCTGGCGACGGTGGACAACGCCGTCATCATCGGCTTCAACGTGCGGCCCGCGGAGCGGGTCACCGAGCTGGCCGACCGCGAGGGTGTCGAGATCAAGTACTACTCGGTCATCTACTCCGCGATCGAGGACGTCGAGGCTGCGCTCAAGGGCATGCTCAAGCCGGAGTTCGAGGAGGTTCAGCTCGGTACCGCCGAGGTGCGCCAGGTCTTCCGTTCCTCGAAGGTCGGCAGCATCGCCGGTTCGATCATCCGCTCGGGCACGATCCGGCGGAACACGAAGGCCCGGCTGTTGCGCGATGGCGTCGTCATCGCCGACAACCTCACGGTCGAGTCCCTGCGTCGCGAGAAGGATGACGTCACCGAGGTCCGCGAGGGCTTCGAGTGCGGTATCGGACTCGGGTACCGGGACATCCAGGAGGGCGACACGATCGAGACCTTCGAGATGCGCGAGAAGCCGCGCGCCTGA
- the ispG gene encoding flavodoxin-dependent (E)-4-hydroxy-3-methylbut-2-enyl-diphosphate synthase yields the protein MSVPISLGMPEVKETPPVLAPRRATRRIRVGTVDVGGGAPISVQSMTTTPTSDINATLQQIAELTAAGCDIVRVAVPTTEDAAALPVIAKKSQIPVIADIHFQPKYVFAAIDAGCAAVRVNPGNIRKFDDQVKEIARAAADAGTSLRIGVNAGSLDKRLLEKYGRATPEALVESAVWEASLFEEHDFHDFKISVKHNDPVVMVRAYELLSEAGDWPLHLGVTEAGPAFQGTIKSATAFGALLSQGIGDTIRVSLSAPPVEEVKVGIQILQSLNLAERKLEIVSCPSCGRAQVDVYTLAERVTAGLEGMDVPLRVAVMGCVVNGPGEAREADLGVASGNGKGQIFVKGEVVKTVPEALIVETLIEEAMRIAEAQPGGATGGPVVTVS from the coding sequence GTGAGCGTTCCGATCAGTCTGGGCATGCCCGAAGTCAAGGAGACCCCGCCGGTGCTGGCGCCGCGGCGAGCCACCCGCAGGATCCGGGTCGGCACGGTCGACGTCGGTGGGGGCGCCCCGATCTCGGTGCAGTCGATGACCACCACGCCGACGAGCGACATCAACGCGACCCTGCAGCAGATCGCCGAACTCACCGCGGCCGGGTGTGACATCGTCCGGGTGGCCGTGCCCACCACCGAGGACGCGGCCGCGCTGCCCGTGATCGCGAAGAAGTCGCAGATCCCGGTGATCGCGGACATCCACTTCCAGCCCAAGTACGTGTTCGCCGCCATCGACGCCGGCTGTGCGGCGGTGCGCGTGAACCCGGGCAACATCCGCAAGTTCGACGACCAGGTCAAGGAGATCGCCCGCGCCGCGGCCGACGCCGGCACCTCGCTACGGATCGGGGTGAACGCGGGCTCGCTCGACAAGCGGCTGCTCGAGAAGTACGGCCGGGCCACCCCCGAGGCACTGGTGGAGTCCGCGGTGTGGGAGGCCTCACTGTTCGAGGAGCACGACTTCCACGACTTCAAGATCTCGGTCAAGCACAACGACCCGGTGGTCATGGTGCGTGCCTACGAGTTGCTCTCGGAGGCAGGGGACTGGCCGTTGCACCTCGGGGTCACCGAGGCCGGCCCGGCGTTCCAGGGCACGATCAAGTCCGCGACCGCGTTCGGCGCCCTGCTCAGCCAGGGCATCGGCGACACGATCCGGGTGTCCCTGTCCGCGCCACCGGTCGAGGAGGTCAAGGTAGGCATCCAGATCCTGCAGTCGCTGAACCTCGCCGAGCGCAAGCTCGAGATCGTCTCCTGCCCCTCGTGCGGGCGCGCCCAGGTGGACGTGTACACGCTCGCCGAGCGCGTCACCGCCGGTCTGGAGGGCATGGACGTGCCGCTGCGGGTGGCCGTCATGGGTTGCGTCGTGAACGGGCCAGGGGAGGCCAGAGAGGCCGACCTCGGGGTGGCCTCCGGGAACGGCAAGGGCCAGATCTTCGTCAAGGGCGAGGTCGTCAAGACCGTGCCCGAGGCGCTCATCGTCGAGACCCTGATCGAGGAGGCCATGCGGATCGCGGAGGCCCAGCCGGGCGGTGCGACCGGCGGCCCGGTCGTCACCGTGTCCTGA
- the rbfA gene encoding 30S ribosome-binding factor RbfA has protein sequence MADSGRARKLSDRIQQIVATMLDTRIKDPRLGFVTVTDVRVTGDLQHATVFYTVLGDDEARVDSAAALESARGLIRSEVGKQTGIRLTPTLEFVLDAVPETAAHLEDALRKAAEHDAELARLREGAAYAGEADPYKKPATDDGSSEA, from the coding sequence ATGGCAGACAGCGGACGTGCGCGCAAGCTCAGCGACCGGATCCAGCAGATCGTCGCGACCATGCTGGACACCCGGATCAAGGACCCACGGCTCGGCTTCGTGACCGTGACCGACGTCCGGGTCACCGGTGACCTCCAGCACGCGACGGTGTTCTACACCGTCCTCGGCGACGACGAGGCGCGGGTCGACTCGGCCGCGGCCCTGGAGTCCGCCCGCGGGCTGATCCGGTCCGAGGTGGGCAAGCAGACCGGGATCCGACTCACCCCCACCCTGGAGTTCGTCCTCGACGCGGTGCCGGAGACGGCCGCCCACCTCGAGGACGCGCTGCGCAAGGCGGCCGAACACGACGCCGAACTCGCACGGCTGCGCGAGGGTGCGGCGTATGCGGGCGAGGCCGACCCGTACAAGAAGCCGGCTACCGACGACGGCAGCAGCGAGGCCTGA
- the nusA gene encoding transcription termination factor NusA yields MDIDMNTLRMIERERDIPLDVLVSAIEQALLSAYHRTEGAAEDARVELDRTSGHVTVYARERLEDGEPGDYGPEYDDTPADFGRIATSTARQVILQRLRDAEDDAVLGTFRGKEGDVVAGVIQQGSNPKVVLVDIGGIEAVLPAHEQVPTETYTHGERLRAYVLEVTRGPKGPSITISRTHPNLVRRLFALEVPEVADGSVEIAALAREAGHRSKMAVHSKVAGLGAKGACIGPMGQRVRAVMAELHGEKIDIVDYSDDPATFVASALSPARVSSVEIVDAASRSARVVVPDYQLSLAIGKEGQNARLAARLTGWRIDIRPDTPVPGDAYPGSPGEQE; encoded by the coding sequence ATGGATATCGACATGAACACCCTGCGCATGATCGAGCGGGAGCGGGACATCCCGCTGGACGTCCTCGTCTCGGCGATCGAGCAGGCGCTGCTGTCGGCGTATCACCGCACGGAGGGTGCCGCCGAGGACGCACGCGTCGAGCTGGACCGCACCAGCGGTCACGTCACCGTGTACGCGCGGGAGCGGCTCGAGGACGGCGAGCCGGGCGACTACGGCCCCGAGTACGACGACACCCCGGCCGACTTCGGCCGGATCGCCACCTCGACCGCCCGCCAGGTGATCCTGCAGCGGCTGCGGGACGCTGAGGACGACGCCGTGCTGGGGACCTTCCGTGGCAAGGAGGGTGACGTCGTCGCCGGCGTGATCCAGCAGGGCTCCAACCCGAAGGTGGTCCTGGTGGACATCGGCGGGATCGAGGCGGTCCTGCCGGCTCACGAGCAGGTGCCGACCGAGACCTACACGCACGGCGAGCGACTGCGCGCCTACGTGCTCGAGGTCACCCGCGGGCCGAAGGGCCCGTCCATCACGATCTCGCGCACCCACCCCAACCTGGTGCGGCGCCTGTTCGCCCTCGAGGTGCCCGAGGTCGCCGACGGCAGCGTCGAGATCGCGGCGCTGGCCCGTGAGGCCGGGCACCGCAGCAAGATGGCGGTGCACTCCAAGGTGGCCGGACTGGGCGCCAAGGGTGCCTGCATCGGTCCGATGGGGCAGCGGGTCCGCGCCGTCATGGCCGAGCTGCACGGCGAGAAGATCGACATCGTCGACTACAGCGACGACCCCGCGACGTTCGTGGCGTCCGCGCTGTCCCCGGCCCGGGTCAGCAGCGTCGAGATCGTCGACGCGGCTTCCCGCTCCGCCCGCGTCGTGGTCCCCGACTACCAGCTCTCGCTGGCCATCGGCAAGGAGGGCCAGAACGCCCGCCTGGCCGCTCGCCTGACCGGGTGGCGCATCGACATCCGGCCCGACACCCCGGTACCCGGGGACGCGTACCCGGGATCGCCGGGCGAGCAGGAGTAG
- a CDS encoding proline--tRNA ligase, translating to MLMRMSKLFLRTLREDPADAEVASHRLLVRAGYIRRTAPGIYSWLPLGLKVLAKVEAIVREEMDATGAQEVHFPALLPREPYEATGRWTEYGPNLFRLQDRKEADYLLAPTHEEMFTLLVKDLYSSYKELPLTLYQIQTKYRDESRPRAGLIRGREFIMKDAYSFDIDEAGLAASYDAQRAAYERIFTRLGLDYVIVSAMSGAMGGSRSEEFLFPCEIGEDTYVRSPGGYAANVEAVHTPSPEPVEAAVVAGLPAAYVADTPDTPTIESLVDVANATQARPDGGAWTGADTLKNVVVTLVSPTGARELLVIGLPGDRQVDAKRLEAAVFPAEVEQATAKDLATHPELVAGYIGPGVLGPNGAPRDSDGTDGASGAVRYLLDPRVVDGTAWITGANEAGKHVFGLVAGRDFTADGVIDVAEVRVGDPAPDGSGPLELARGIEIGHIFALGQKFAKALDLKVLDANGKAVTVTMGSYGIGVTRALAAIAEKTCDAKGLSWPVQVAPAHVHVLATGKDEAVFTTAEGLAAQLEAAGVEVLYDDRVKVSAGVKFADSELLGLPFALVVGRGLADGVVEVRTRASGEREELTPDAAVARLLELLAEASA from the coding sequence GTGCTGATGCGGATGTCGAAACTGTTCCTGCGGACCCTGCGAGAGGACCCGGCCGACGCCGAGGTCGCGAGCCACCGCCTCCTGGTGCGGGCGGGCTACATCCGCCGCACCGCCCCTGGGATCTACTCCTGGCTGCCGCTCGGGCTGAAGGTCCTCGCCAAGGTCGAGGCGATCGTGCGCGAGGAGATGGACGCGACCGGGGCGCAGGAGGTCCACTTCCCGGCGCTGCTGCCGCGGGAGCCCTACGAGGCGACCGGCCGCTGGACCGAGTACGGCCCGAACCTGTTCCGGCTCCAGGACCGCAAGGAGGCCGACTACCTCCTCGCGCCCACGCACGAGGAGATGTTCACCCTCCTGGTCAAGGACCTGTACTCCTCCTACAAGGAGCTGCCGCTCACGCTCTACCAGATCCAGACCAAGTACCGCGACGAGTCGCGCCCGCGCGCCGGCCTGATCCGAGGCCGCGAGTTCATCATGAAGGACGCCTACTCCTTCGACATCGACGAGGCCGGCCTGGCCGCCTCCTACGACGCCCAGCGCGCCGCGTACGAGCGGATCTTCACCCGCCTCGGCCTCGACTACGTGATCGTCTCGGCGATGTCCGGGGCGATGGGTGGCTCGCGCTCCGAGGAGTTCCTGTTCCCGTGCGAGATCGGCGAGGACACCTACGTGCGCTCGCCCGGCGGGTACGCCGCGAACGTCGAGGCGGTGCACACACCGTCGCCGGAGCCCGTCGAGGCGGCCGTGGTCGCCGGCCTGCCCGCCGCGTACGTCGCGGACACGCCGGACACCCCGACGATCGAGTCGCTGGTCGACGTGGCCAACGCCACGCAGGCCAGGCCCGACGGCGGCGCGTGGACGGGTGCGGACACGCTGAAGAACGTGGTGGTCACCCTGGTCTCGCCCACCGGCGCCCGGGAACTGCTCGTGATCGGCCTGCCGGGGGACCGGCAGGTGGACGCCAAGCGCCTCGAGGCCGCCGTGTTCCCGGCGGAGGTCGAGCAGGCCACGGCGAAGGACCTGGCCACCCACCCCGAGCTGGTCGCCGGGTACATCGGGCCCGGTGTACTCGGCCCGAACGGTGCGCCGCGTGACTCCGACGGCACCGACGGTGCCAGCGGGGCGGTTCGTTACCTGCTCGACCCCCGCGTCGTGGACGGCACCGCGTGGATCACGGGGGCCAACGAGGCGGGCAAGCACGTCTTCGGGCTCGTCGCCGGGCGGGACTTCACCGCCGACGGGGTCATCGACGTCGCCGAGGTGCGCGTCGGCGACCCCGCCCCGGACGGTTCCGGCCCGCTCGAGCTGGCCCGCGGCATCGAGATCGGTCACATCTTCGCCCTCGGGCAGAAGTTCGCCAAGGCACTCGACCTGAAGGTGCTCGACGCCAACGGCAAGGCCGTCACGGTCACCATGGGCTCCTACGGGATCGGGGTCACCCGGGCGCTGGCCGCCATCGCCGAGAAGACCTGCGACGCCAAGGGCCTGTCCTGGCCGGTCCAGGTCGCGCCCGCGCACGTGCACGTGCTCGCCACCGGCAAGGACGAGGCCGTCTTCACGACGGCGGAGGGCCTGGCCGCGCAGTTGGAGGCGGCCGGCGTCGAGGTGCTCTACGACGACCGGGTGAAGGTCTCGGCGGGCGTGAAGTTCGCCGACTCCGAGCTGCTCGGACTGCCGTTCGCGCTGGTGGTCGGTCGTGGACTGGCCGACGGCGTGGTGGAGGTTCGCACCCGCGCCTCCGGCGAGCGTGAGGAACTGACGCCCGACGCGGCCGTGGCCCGGCTGTTGGAGCTGCTCGCGGAGGCGTCAGCCTAG
- a CDS encoding YlxR family protein: protein MTESIRRSQTAGPVRTCVGCRERGPRSGLVRLVADRTIAAHAVVVDVTTSAPGRGAWVHPHPDCLDRAVNRRAIGRALRLEAPAEVSRVEEWFVRNVRTTPSIIEQESGSEADGHPMSTQR from the coding sequence ATGACTGAGAGCATCCGACGGTCCCAGACCGCCGGACCGGTACGCACCTGCGTGGGATGTCGTGAGCGGGGTCCACGGTCCGGCCTGGTACGCCTGGTGGCAGATCGAACGATCGCGGCTCACGCCGTCGTCGTCGATGTGACCACGAGCGCACCGGGACGGGGAGCCTGGGTGCATCCGCATCCCGACTGCCTGGACCGCGCCGTCAACCGCCGAGCGATCGGACGCGCGCTTCGACTCGAAGCGCCGGCCGAGGTCTCCCGGGTGGAGGAGTGGTTCGTCCGGAACGTCCGCACGACACCGTCGATCATCGAACAAGAGAGCGGGTCAGAAGCCGATGGGCACCCGATGAGTACCCAGCGATGA
- a CDS encoding GNAT family N-acetyltransferase, which yields MPTWPWRAALQTHPDVVVQDARSADVAELIAFAKQDPVDAALLGEHVEAMSSYGFYRDQLLCIREPHGLTGLCWTGGNLVPLRLSDVAVEAVADHVRRRSRRFSSVVGPAHDVMRLWEAMRGFAPTPRDIRPDQPSMVIDGDPLVAPDPGVCLTSVNDLDLLLPACVAMFTEEVGYSPLTAGGGYERRVRSLVQGGRSLSRIEDGPEGRRVVFKAELGTVALGVTQVQGVWVHPDLRGQGHAVAGMAAVVAYARAQVAPLVSLYVNSYNAPALAAYRRVGFREVGTFATILF from the coding sequence ATGCCGACGTGGCCATGGCGCGCAGCCCTGCAGACCCACCCCGATGTGGTGGTCCAGGACGCGCGCTCGGCGGACGTGGCCGAGCTGATCGCGTTCGCCAAGCAGGACCCGGTCGACGCCGCCCTGCTGGGGGAGCACGTCGAGGCGATGTCCTCCTACGGGTTCTACCGCGACCAGCTCCTGTGCATCCGGGAACCCCACGGGCTGACCGGCCTGTGCTGGACCGGCGGGAACCTGGTGCCGTTGCGCCTGTCGGACGTCGCGGTCGAGGCCGTCGCCGATCACGTGCGGCGACGCTCGCGCCGGTTCTCCTCGGTGGTCGGCCCCGCCCACGACGTGATGCGGCTGTGGGAGGCGATGCGCGGCTTCGCACCCACCCCAAGGGACATCCGCCCCGACCAGCCGTCCATGGTCATCGACGGTGACCCGCTCGTCGCACCCGACCCCGGGGTCTGTCTGACGTCCGTGAACGACCTCGACCTGCTGCTGCCGGCGTGCGTGGCGATGTTCACCGAGGAGGTCGGCTACTCCCCGCTCACGGCCGGTGGTGGGTACGAGCGGCGGGTCCGGTCCCTGGTCCAGGGCGGTCGGTCGCTGTCCCGGATCGAGGATGGCCCCGAGGGCCGTCGCGTGGTGTTCAAGGCCGAGCTCGGCACCGTGGCGCTCGGCGTCACCCAGGTCCAGGGTGTCTGGGTGCACCCGGACCTGCGCGGCCAGGGCCACGCCGTGGCCGGCATGGCCGCCGTGGTCGCGTACGCCCGCGCCCAGGTCGCCCCGCTGGTGTCCCTGTACGTGAACTCCTACAACGCACCCGCGCTCGCGGCCTACCGCAGGGTGGGCTTCCGCGAGGTGGGGACGTTCGCGACGATCCTGTTCTAG